A region of Mesorhizobium sp. M3A.F.Ca.ET.080.04.2.1 DNA encodes the following proteins:
- a CDS encoding DUF2817 domain-containing protein produces MNLDSAKELASVVFSDNYFEARQKFLAAAPTSRAYRCRTNGPSGEALYTDAAYFGPADAKKLLVLVSGTHGPEGYIGSAAQLLFLRAKFHERLPSSTAVLFVHALNCYGFAWDRRVTAEGVDLNRNFVDFSKPLPSNPGYEELAEHFVPADISEEGLKRAEAAFAAYQARHGELKLREARGSGQYTNPGGLFYGGTEPTEARRTLEEITKEFNVAARDEVIIIDYHTGLGPYGYGELQCEQSSGLGGYERAINIFGPSVTSPEVGNSSAEIIPGTQDAFWERILGSRHTYIALEFGTYKLNTAVLRDDHWLFMYQPEEADSERGRQIRQVAKLHYYPQGSDWKEMIAWRSHQVHRQAIEALASGE; encoded by the coding sequence ATGAACCTTGACAGCGCAAAGGAGCTAGCCTCCGTCGTCTTTTCTGACAATTATTTCGAAGCGAGGCAGAAATTCCTGGCGGCGGCGCCGACGTCGCGAGCATACCGATGCAGGACAAACGGACCCTCTGGTGAGGCTCTCTACACGGACGCAGCATATTTTGGCCCGGCGGACGCCAAGAAACTCCTGGTTCTGGTTTCCGGCACGCACGGACCAGAAGGTTACATCGGTTCCGCGGCGCAACTTCTATTCTTGCGAGCTAAATTTCACGAGCGTCTCCCATCCTCCACGGCGGTGCTCTTCGTCCACGCGCTGAATTGCTACGGTTTTGCCTGGGATCGCCGAGTTACCGCGGAGGGGGTTGACCTCAACCGGAATTTTGTCGACTTTTCCAAACCGCTCCCCTCGAATCCTGGATACGAGGAGTTGGCTGAGCATTTTGTTCCCGCGGACATCTCCGAGGAGGGATTGAAGCGCGCTGAGGCTGCGTTCGCGGCATATCAAGCGCGCCACGGCGAATTGAAACTTCGGGAGGCGCGGGGATCGGGGCAGTACACCAATCCGGGCGGCCTGTTCTACGGCGGAACCGAGCCTACCGAAGCCAGGCGAACTCTCGAGGAAATAACGAAGGAATTCAACGTAGCGGCCCGCGATGAGGTCATCATCATAGATTACCACACCGGCCTCGGCCCTTACGGCTATGGGGAGCTGCAATGCGAGCAGTCGTCCGGACTGGGCGGTTATGAGCGAGCCATCAACATCTTTGGCCCGTCCGTAACGTCGCCGGAGGTAGGGAATTCTTCCGCCGAAATCATACCTGGGACCCAAGACGCTTTTTGGGAGCGTATCTTGGGGAGCCGGCACACCTACATTGCTCTTGAATTTGGAACGTACAAACTAAATACAGCGGTGCTGCGCGACGACCATTGGTTGTTCATGTATCAGCCAGAAGAGGCTGATTCCGAGCGGGGCCGACAGATCCGTCAGGTCGCCAAATTGCACTACTATCCGCAGGGGTCAGACTGGAAGGAGATGATCGCTTGGAGATCGCACCAGGTGCATCGACAGGCAATCGAGGCGCTTGCGTCAGGAGAATAG
- a CDS encoding NAD-dependent succinate-semialdehyde dehydrogenase has product MSLSEAVLAKLKDKSLVTDKALVGAGWVAAGSRGLTFEVTNPSTGEVLATLPDLGEEEVKSAIEAAYVAQKNWAKRTGKERAAVLRKLYDLIVSNVDDLATILTLEMGKPWTEAKGEILYGASYVEWFGEEAKRVYGDTIPGHQPDKRIIVIKQPIGVVGAITPWNFPNAMLARKMAPAIAAGCSMVSKPAAQTPLSALALAVLAERAGLPLGLFSVLTTTDAAMVGQEFCRNEKIRKVTFTGSTNVGKILMRQGAEQILKLGLELGGNAPFIVFDDADLDAAADGAMVSKYRNAGQTCVCANRLYIQEGVYDAFAAKLAERVRQMKVGDGFAEGVTTGPLIDRNALKKVQEHVTDAIAKGATVEVGGKPASQGGLFFEPTILTGATGDMRLSREETFGPIAPLFKFSTEEQVIEMANNTKFGLASYFYSRDISKIFRVAEALECGMVGVNTGLISTEVAPFGGIKQSGLGREGSKYGIDDYTEMKYVCLSV; this is encoded by the coding sequence ATGTCACTTTCTGAAGCAGTGCTAGCGAAGTTAAAAGACAAGTCGTTAGTGACGGATAAAGCTCTCGTAGGGGCTGGGTGGGTAGCGGCAGGTTCAAGGGGCCTCACGTTCGAGGTCACCAATCCCTCAACCGGCGAAGTCCTTGCAACCCTTCCAGATCTCGGTGAAGAGGAGGTCAAGTCGGCGATTGAGGCGGCCTATGTTGCCCAAAAGAACTGGGCGAAAAGGACGGGTAAGGAGCGCGCCGCAGTCCTGCGAAAACTGTACGACCTCATAGTATCGAATGTCGATGATCTTGCCACTATCCTCACCCTAGAGATGGGGAAACCATGGACGGAGGCGAAGGGAGAGATTCTTTATGGTGCATCCTACGTCGAGTGGTTCGGTGAGGAAGCAAAGCGAGTCTACGGCGACACCATTCCAGGTCATCAGCCGGATAAGCGCATCATCGTGATCAAGCAGCCCATCGGAGTTGTTGGGGCCATCACGCCGTGGAACTTCCCGAATGCAATGCTTGCCCGCAAGATGGCCCCGGCAATCGCTGCCGGCTGCAGCATGGTATCAAAGCCTGCGGCTCAGACGCCCCTATCCGCGCTCGCTCTGGCTGTCCTTGCCGAACGCGCCGGCCTGCCACTCGGTCTTTTTTCTGTGCTAACCACGACCGATGCCGCGATGGTCGGTCAGGAATTCTGCCGCAATGAGAAGATTCGGAAAGTCACGTTCACGGGCTCGACCAATGTCGGAAAAATACTGATGCGGCAAGGCGCAGAGCAGATCTTAAAGCTCGGCCTCGAGCTCGGAGGTAACGCGCCCTTCATCGTTTTCGATGACGCGGATCTCGACGCCGCCGCCGACGGCGCAATGGTTTCCAAATACCGCAATGCTGGGCAAACCTGCGTCTGTGCCAATCGGCTCTATATTCAGGAGGGCGTCTATGATGCCTTTGCCGCCAAGCTTGCCGAGCGCGTTCGCCAGATGAAAGTCGGCGACGGCTTTGCCGAAGGGGTCACGACAGGCCCTCTCATCGACCGGAATGCGCTGAAGAAGGTACAGGAGCACGTCACTGACGCCATCGCCAAGGGGGCTACAGTGGAGGTCGGTGGCAAGCCTGCGAGCCAAGGCGGCCTCTTTTTCGAGCCCACTATCTTGACCGGCGCAACGGGGGATATGCGCCTCTCGAGGGAAGAGACGTTCGGCCCTATCGCGCCGCTGTTCAAGTTTTCGACCGAGGAACAAGTGATAGAAATGGCGAACAACACCAAGTTTGGCCTCGCTTCATACTTCTATTCCAGAGATATCTCGAAGATCTTCCGGGTGGCGGAGGCTCTCGAGTGCGGCATGGTCGGGGTTAACACTGGGCTGATCTCCACGGAAGTTGCGCCTTTTGGTGGCATCAAGCAATCTGGCCTTGGCCGCGAAGGGTCAAAATACGGAATCGATGATTATACAGAGATGAAATACGTGTGCCTGAGCGTGTGA
- a CDS encoding ABC transporter ATP-binding protein, with translation MTSSAKAKNALELNDLSVAYRVAGRNRAVLRNLSLTIGQGEAYGLVGESGCGKSTVALTVVRYLPRNGSITGGAISLDGQDVMNLDAEALRRARAESVSMVYQDPGKALNPSIRVGRQLTEIFELGGITGQAAIDKAIAMLNRVRISDPGGVMQRYPHQLSGGMQQRVAIAMALANDPTMLILDEPTTGLDATVEAEVLDLIAQLRQELSASILFISHNLAVVSNMCDRVGVLYAGMLVEEGPTEVVFSDPRHPYTVALLRCLPRGGQRKHQGRLDTIPGFLPGIGVDIKGCAFADRCALATDRCRSELPPLYNLSDDRGVRLSRCHYHEQAQSLPRATQRDVAPLAPKATAVPVLRVAGLNKTYGNALRAVKDVSLTLRSGETLGLVGESGSGKTTFARLLLGLVSPDEGGTIELEGKPLAPRLENRSDDQIKAMQIVFQNPDSALNRSHSVRYLIGRALKRLAGLSGKALEARLNDLVRSVRLTDRHLTVKPRQLSGGLKQRVAIARAFAGDPRIVVCDEPTSALDVSVQAAILNLLADLQSKEDVSYIFISHDLGVVRYLSDKIAVLYLGRIMEIGPSEKVFSGPHHPYTEALLSAVPKLDHTEMSRIRLDGEIPSATHPPSGCVFHTRCPRKIGAICEEQEPPLAEAQPGHSIRCHIPYAELAKLQSSKTTKGGFVAMAE, from the coding sequence ATGACTAGTTCCGCCAAGGCCAAAAACGCGCTCGAACTCAACGATCTGTCGGTGGCCTACCGTGTTGCCGGCCGCAACCGCGCCGTGCTCCGCAACCTCAGCCTCACCATCGGCCAGGGCGAAGCCTATGGACTGGTCGGCGAGTCCGGCTGCGGCAAATCCACGGTGGCGCTCACCGTCGTGCGCTATCTGCCGAGAAACGGCTCGATCACAGGCGGCGCCATCTCGCTCGACGGCCAGGACGTGATGAACCTGGATGCCGAGGCGCTCAGGCGGGCCCGCGCCGAGAGTGTCTCGATGGTCTACCAGGATCCGGGCAAGGCGCTGAACCCGTCGATCCGTGTCGGCCGGCAACTGACCGAAATTTTTGAACTCGGCGGCATAACGGGACAGGCGGCCATCGACAAGGCAATCGCCATGCTGAACCGGGTACGCATCTCCGATCCGGGCGGCGTCATGCAGCGTTATCCGCACCAGCTTTCCGGCGGAATGCAGCAACGCGTGGCGATAGCCATGGCGCTGGCCAACGATCCGACGATGCTGATCCTCGACGAGCCGACGACGGGCCTCGATGCGACGGTGGAAGCCGAAGTGCTCGACCTGATCGCGCAGCTCAGGCAGGAACTGTCGGCCTCGATCCTGTTCATCAGCCACAACCTCGCCGTCGTCTCCAACATGTGCGACCGCGTCGGCGTACTCTATGCCGGCATGCTGGTCGAGGAAGGACCGACGGAGGTCGTGTTCAGCGATCCGCGTCATCCCTATACCGTAGCACTCTTGCGCTGCCTGCCGCGCGGGGGCCAGCGCAAGCATCAGGGCCGCCTTGACACCATTCCGGGCTTCTTGCCCGGCATCGGGGTTGACATCAAGGGTTGCGCCTTTGCCGACCGCTGCGCGCTCGCAACCGACCGCTGCCGCAGCGAATTGCCGCCGCTCTACAACCTGAGTGACGATCGAGGCGTTCGGCTGTCGCGCTGTCACTATCACGAGCAGGCGCAATCCTTGCCGCGCGCGACGCAGAGGGATGTGGCACCGCTTGCGCCGAAGGCGACAGCTGTGCCGGTGCTGCGCGTCGCCGGGCTGAACAAGACCTATGGTAACGCCCTACGGGCGGTGAAGGACGTATCACTCACGCTGCGATCAGGCGAGACGCTCGGGCTAGTCGGCGAATCCGGCAGCGGCAAGACGACCTTCGCCAGGCTGCTGCTCGGCCTGGTGTCACCGGACGAAGGCGGCACGATCGAGCTGGAGGGCAAGCCGCTGGCGCCTAGGCTGGAGAACCGCAGCGACGACCAGATCAAGGCAATGCAGATCGTCTTCCAGAATCCGGACTCCGCACTCAACCGCTCGCATTCGGTCCGGTATCTGATCGGCCGCGCGCTGAAGCGGCTGGCGGGCCTCTCCGGCAAGGCGCTGGAGGCTCGCCTCAACGATCTCGTCCGTTCGGTGCGGCTGACCGACCGACATCTGACCGTCAAGCCGCGCCAGCTGTCGGGCGGACTGAAACAGCGTGTCGCCATCGCGCGCGCCTTCGCCGGCGACCCGCGGATCGTCGTCTGCGACGAGCCGACCTCGGCGCTCGACGTATCGGTGCAGGCGGCGATCCTCAATTTGCTTGCCGACCTGCAGTCGAAAGAAGACGTCAGCTACATCTTTATCTCGCATGACCTTGGCGTTGTGCGTTACCTCTCCGACAAGATCGCCGTGCTCTATCTCGGCCGCATCATGGAGATTGGACCATCCGAAAAAGTTTTCTCCGGCCCGCACCATCCCTATACCGAAGCGCTGCTGTCGGCCGTGCCCAAGCTCGATCACACCGAGATGTCACGCATTCGTCTTGACGGTGAGATCCCCAGCGCTACCCATCCGCCGTCGGGCTGCGTGTTTCACACACGCTGCCCGCGCAAGATCGGAGCGATCTGCGAAGAGCAGGAGCCGCCATTAGCCGAGGCACAGCCCGGACATTCGATCCGATGCCATATCCCCTATGCGGAGCTGGCCAAGCTCCAAAGCTCGAAGACCACAAAAGGCGGTTTTGTTGCAATGGCTGAATAG
- a CDS encoding transposase — protein MHGASFLVAVIFAAEIGDVRRFDTPAQLMAFLGLVPGERSTGDTGRIEPYTRRQSTRPPRLGRSSMDLPLSRQG, from the coding sequence ATGCACGGCGCCTCATTCCTGGTGGCAGTGATCTTCGCGGCCGAGATCGGAGATGTGCGCCGCTTCGATACACCGGCACAGTTGATGGCCTTCCTCGGCCTGGTTCCGGGGGAGCGTTCGACCGGCGACACGGGCCGCATCGAGCCTTACACTCGTCGGCAATCGACGCGCCCGCCGCGCCTTGGTCGAAGCAGCATGGACTTACCGCTATCCCGCCAAGGTTAG
- a CDS encoding aminotransferase class V-fold PLP-dependent enzyme has protein sequence MPATPYEAAIGYSFPQSGMTRDEIEQELEHLRSQDADPRSTFPDRWLNDRGLLLDDGTFEVAKAAHFAFFTKGNNYPTVVKFERDLIQMALSLFHAGKDAIGAITSGGSESLFLATAAALANAKERRPDIARPEIVIPQTGYPTFEKYERYFGYTIRRVPVDENFRAIVSAMSEAVSENTVMMLASMPSWSHGVCDPVRELAEIASQHGIWLHVDACVGGFLAPFVRELGRDVPDFDFRLSGVSSISADFHKYGYSGKGVSGVFYKNKVARHQPFIFDTWAAGLYRSPVLTGTRSGGAIASAWAVMRYLGRDGYLSRAAQILKLRDAILAFVAQCPGLKIVGGAELNVVGIRSEYSDIYSIASRMKEYGWKINILKEPEAIQFVLGPLRDEYITLLVNDLEKVVEVVRREGFRVPTPAVVYSDEFLD, from the coding sequence ATGCCAGCCACACCATATGAAGCCGCTATTGGCTACTCGTTTCCCCAGAGTGGCATGACTCGGGACGAGATCGAACAAGAACTAGAGCATCTGCGTTCACAAGATGCAGACCCGCGCTCGACGTTCCCAGATCGTTGGCTGAATGACCGCGGGCTCCTGCTTGATGACGGCACATTCGAAGTTGCCAAGGCCGCTCACTTTGCCTTTTTTACGAAGGGCAACAACTACCCTACCGTGGTTAAATTTGAACGCGATCTAATACAGATGGCGCTTAGTTTGTTCCACGCTGGAAAGGATGCAATCGGGGCCATCACCAGTGGCGGTTCTGAGAGTCTCTTTCTCGCTACTGCCGCTGCTCTAGCGAACGCCAAAGAAAGACGGCCTGACATCGCCAGACCAGAAATAGTCATTCCGCAGACGGGCTATCCCACATTCGAGAAATATGAACGGTATTTCGGATATACTATCCGTCGCGTTCCAGTGGATGAAAATTTTCGCGCAATCGTCTCGGCAATGTCTGAAGCAGTTAGCGAAAACACAGTCATGATGCTCGCCTCAATGCCGTCCTGGTCGCATGGCGTTTGTGACCCAGTTCGAGAATTAGCAGAAATTGCCAGCCAACACGGGATCTGGTTGCATGTGGATGCTTGCGTTGGCGGGTTTTTGGCGCCTTTTGTGCGGGAGCTCGGACGGGACGTTCCGGACTTCGATTTTCGACTCTCTGGTGTAAGCTCAATTTCGGCGGATTTTCACAAGTACGGCTATAGTGGCAAGGGAGTGTCGGGCGTTTTCTATAAAAATAAGGTAGCCCGCCATCAACCCTTCATTTTCGACACATGGGCAGCAGGACTTTATCGTTCACCAGTTCTCACTGGAACACGAAGCGGAGGCGCAATCGCTTCGGCCTGGGCAGTCATGCGTTATCTGGGGCGGGACGGTTACCTCTCTCGCGCTGCTCAAATCCTCAAGCTGAGAGATGCCATATTGGCCTTCGTTGCACAGTGCCCCGGCTTGAAGATAGTCGGCGGAGCTGAGCTTAACGTGGTGGGAATACGGAGCGAATACTCTGACATCTATTCAATTGCAAGCCGGATGAAGGAGTACGGGTGGAAGATAAATATACTAAAGGAGCCAGAGGCAATACAATTTGTACTTGGACCACTGCGAGATGAATATATAACCTTGCTGGTGAATGACCTTGAGAAGGTCGTTGAAGTTGTACGGCGTGAAGGGTTCAGAGTTCCTACGCCAGCCGTTGTCTATTCCGACGAATTCTTAGACTAA
- a CDS encoding amidase produces the protein MQMRVSEYAEYDATGLASLVHSGEVTPLELTRLAREAHDKVNPHINAVVEFYEDAETVAGANGGIFHGVPFLRKDAGETEAGRLQEQGSRLFQGCRAEIDSYFFQSARKSGLRTIGRTATPELGMSIMGESMINGITHNPWNLERSTGGSSAGAAAAVAVGITPIAHGNDGGGSIRIPAAWCGLVGLSPSRGRVSGGPCNQDASFGLSREFVLCRTVRDMAGALDAFSDPYPGDPFIIVRPNRSYVEELSQPTGTLRVGVARTKWGEVDCEPEVLNAVESTAALLEEMGHNVTDIEPPYEPIEYLRSNLAKTFFFATSLEETARTLGRPINADTLEPINLKLYEYGRNSQRRPGDAEEGYRRMRRRVGEAIHAFDILLTPTMPMVALPHGGLNSTINPTLSAEEFKAADAAHIQYTGVFNVSGQPAVSLPLAQSASGLPIGIQIVGRFGDEGTLVRIARDLEEARPWNKRRPKTWAGGK, from the coding sequence ATGCAAATGAGGGTAAGTGAATATGCAGAGTACGATGCCACCGGTTTGGCCTCTCTGGTGCATTCGGGCGAAGTTACACCTTTGGAATTGACGCGGCTAGCGCGCGAGGCACACGACAAGGTAAATCCGCACATCAATGCCGTTGTCGAATTTTACGAAGATGCAGAGACCGTTGCCGGAGCGAATGGAGGGATCTTCCATGGCGTGCCTTTCCTTCGCAAGGATGCTGGTGAGACGGAAGCGGGCCGCCTTCAGGAACAAGGAAGCCGTCTGTTCCAAGGCTGTCGCGCTGAAATTGACAGCTATTTTTTTCAAAGCGCTCGGAAGAGCGGGCTCCGAACTATAGGAAGAACGGCCACACCGGAGCTTGGGATGTCTATAATGGGTGAAAGTATGATCAATGGCATCACCCACAATCCCTGGAACCTTGAACGCTCTACAGGGGGCTCGTCTGCCGGAGCAGCCGCGGCGGTGGCCGTAGGTATCACGCCTATCGCCCACGGCAACGATGGCGGCGGGTCGATACGCATCCCAGCTGCTTGGTGCGGACTCGTCGGGCTAAGTCCGTCTCGCGGACGTGTTTCCGGCGGCCCATGCAACCAGGACGCATCATTTGGCCTATCGCGCGAGTTTGTTTTATGTCGAACCGTGCGTGATATGGCCGGCGCGCTCGATGCCTTTTCGGATCCCTATCCTGGCGATCCATTTATCATTGTCCGGCCGAACCGCTCCTATGTGGAGGAGCTTTCACAGCCTACCGGCACCCTGAGAGTGGGAGTGGCAAGGACCAAGTGGGGCGAGGTGGATTGTGAGCCGGAAGTCCTGAATGCCGTCGAATCGACGGCCGCCCTTCTCGAGGAAATGGGCCACAACGTCACCGACATCGAGCCGCCATATGAGCCGATCGAGTACTTGCGGAGTAACCTCGCCAAAACATTTTTTTTCGCGACTTCACTTGAAGAGACGGCGCGGACCTTGGGACGCCCGATCAACGCTGACACCTTAGAGCCCATCAACCTCAAACTTTATGAATACGGCCGGAATTCGCAGCGGCGTCCAGGGGACGCAGAAGAGGGCTACCGGAGAATGCGGCGCCGGGTGGGTGAGGCGATTCATGCCTTTGACATCCTGCTAACCCCCACAATGCCAATGGTAGCCCTACCGCACGGCGGCTTGAACAGTACGATCAACCCGACGCTGTCGGCGGAGGAATTCAAGGCAGCGGATGCTGCGCACATCCAGTACACAGGCGTATTTAATGTCTCTGGTCAGCCTGCCGTATCCTTGCCGTTGGCACAAAGCGCCAGCGGCCTCCCAATCGGGATTCAGATTGTCGGTCGCTTTGGGGATGAGGGCACACTGGTCCGTATCGCACGAGATCTGGAAGAAGCCAGACCTTGGAACAAACGGCGACCTAAGACTTGGGCAGGCGGCAAATGA
- a CDS encoding ABC transporter substrate-binding protein, with the protein MGDEMGPRFSRSGLNRRTLLQSAAAAMIIPAVARATTAFAQDKLSGSGKVVVFSFGGSWTEGMRKYVYEPFTKATGIAVVDVAADFCEPQVKAMNQAGRVDWDTAYIQGMNYPAMHEAGTFFEPIDYNFWDDESLKGVPDSLRLEDAVAAIGSAMLLAYDERVFGDNGPKNWADFWNVEAFPGPRGLYAPVPKHNLEFALLADGVAKEDIWPLTDDKVDRALKKLDEIKPHVTKWWTAGGESPQLLINREFVMSNAFDGSVIAAILQGAPIRMVWEGAHVNYTYWVVLKGGPNSENAQKLIAFVNRATMAAGFTEGTVFPGPNTNQLQHLPSDLVPLLSIHPENAHHVVLEDSAWLAATRPDGKTNIDHLQERWLAWRAG; encoded by the coding sequence ATGGGTGATGAAATGGGACCTCGATTTTCGCGTTCCGGCTTGAACCGCCGGACACTGCTCCAGAGTGCGGCCGCCGCAATGATAATTCCGGCGGTCGCCCGGGCGACAACGGCCTTTGCACAAGACAAGCTCTCCGGCAGCGGCAAGGTTGTCGTGTTTTCGTTTGGCGGTTCATGGACTGAGGGCATGCGGAAGTACGTCTATGAACCCTTCACAAAGGCGACCGGAATCGCGGTGGTGGACGTCGCGGCCGATTTTTGCGAGCCGCAGGTCAAGGCGATGAACCAAGCTGGGCGGGTCGATTGGGACACGGCATATATCCAAGGGATGAATTATCCCGCCATGCATGAAGCAGGCACCTTCTTTGAGCCGATCGACTACAACTTCTGGGACGATGAGTCGCTTAAGGGCGTACCAGATTCACTTCGCCTCGAGGACGCGGTTGCCGCGATCGGATCGGCCATGCTGCTCGCCTATGATGAGCGCGTCTTCGGCGACAATGGCCCGAAGAACTGGGCGGACTTCTGGAACGTCGAGGCTTTCCCAGGCCCGCGCGGCCTTTATGCTCCAGTGCCTAAGCACAACCTTGAATTTGCCCTTTTGGCCGACGGCGTTGCCAAAGAGGACATCTGGCCGCTGACCGATGACAAGGTCGACAGGGCGCTCAAGAAGCTCGACGAGATCAAGCCGCACGTGACGAAATGGTGGACGGCTGGAGGTGAGTCCCCCCAGCTGCTCATCAACCGCGAATTCGTGATGAGCAACGCCTTCGACGGCAGCGTGATTGCGGCCATTCTCCAAGGGGCACCAATCCGGATGGTGTGGGAAGGTGCGCATGTGAACTACACTTACTGGGTGGTGCTCAAAGGAGGGCCGAACAGCGAGAACGCACAGAAGCTGATCGCATTCGTGAATCGGGCGACCATGGCAGCCGGCTTTACGGAGGGCACCGTGTTTCCCGGCCCCAACACAAACCAGCTCCAGCACCTGCCATCCGATCTGGTTCCTCTGCTCAGCATACACCCTGAGAATGCCCATCATGTGGTGCTAGAGGATTCAGCTTGGCTTGCAGCCACCCGCCCCGATGGCAAGACGAACATCGACCACCTACAGGAGCGTTGGCTGGCATGGCGGGCGGGCTGA
- a CDS encoding ABC transporter permease — MTITDTSMPTPDDTGRRGLMADVFFSLLRSATFLTGFAIVLFWISCALFGEHFVPYDPLATDIINALAPPSSEHWFGTDQIGRDVYSRVIVGSRDILTVAPLATLLATVAGTALGLFTGYFRGLVDDVVSRLLEAFMAIPGVIVALLAIVALGTSKTMVIVVIGLSFAPIIARTVRSAVLAERELDYVAAAQLRHESALHTMFVEILPNVIPPILVETTMRLGYSVFAVATLSFLGFGIQPPSPDWGLSISNNYGMISGGFWWTVLFDALAIASLVIGVNLAADGVHGALND; from the coding sequence ATGACCATCACCGACACGAGCATGCCGACGCCCGATGATACAGGCAGGCGCGGCTTGATGGCGGACGTGTTCTTTTCGCTGCTGCGGTCTGCTACTTTCCTCACCGGCTTCGCCATCGTCCTGTTCTGGATCTCCTGCGCGCTGTTCGGCGAGCATTTCGTCCCCTACGACCCACTGGCAACCGACATCATCAACGCGCTTGCGCCACCGTCTTCCGAACACTGGTTCGGTACCGACCAGATCGGCCGCGATGTCTACTCCCGCGTCATCGTCGGCTCGCGCGACATTCTGACCGTTGCGCCGCTGGCGACACTGCTGGCGACCGTGGCCGGCACCGCGCTCGGCCTGTTCACCGGCTATTTTCGCGGTCTCGTCGACGATGTCGTCAGCCGCCTTCTCGAAGCCTTCATGGCGATCCCCGGGGTCATCGTAGCGCTGCTGGCCATCGTGGCGCTCGGCACCTCCAAGACGATGGTTATCGTCGTCATTGGCCTCAGCTTCGCTCCAATCATCGCGCGCACCGTGCGCTCCGCCGTGCTGGCCGAGCGCGAACTCGACTATGTCGCGGCGGCACAGCTTCGACATGAAAGTGCCCTGCATACGATGTTCGTCGAGATCCTGCCGAACGTCATCCCGCCGATCCTGGTCGAAACTACCATGCGCCTCGGCTACTCGGTTTTCGCGGTCGCTACGCTCAGCTTCTTGGGGTTCGGGATCCAGCCGCCCTCGCCCGACTGGGGGCTCTCGATCTCCAACAATTACGGCATGATCAGCGGCGGCTTCTGGTGGACGGTGCTGTTCGACGCGCTGGCCATCGCCTCCCTGGTGATCGGCGTCAACCTGGCGGCCGACGGCGTTCATGGAGCGCTCAATGACTAG
- a CDS encoding polysaccharide deacetylase translates to MEPWGWCEETWRQRVGKVRAGRSLKPASWKGGARCAVALSFDCDHETSELVLGGNSIGRLSAGEYGSRVGVPRILNTLKRNGISATFFIPAVSALLHEDEARRIVGDGHEIGIHGWIHEFNSILAHEVERELQCRAADTLERVSGQRPLGMRTPSWDFSQHTLQIAQELGLIYDSSLMADDDPYELLGDGVPTGIIELPVEWIRDDGVYFNMDLQSALRPQMSPMAVLDVFRREFDQAWGEGGLFLLTMHPHVIGHRSRMFILEELIAHITSRSDVWVATHGDVARYLKEMTATPTL, encoded by the coding sequence GTGGAACCCTGGGGATGGTGTGAGGAAACCTGGCGGCAAAGAGTTGGAAAGGTGCGCGCAGGGCGCTCGCTAAAGCCTGCCAGTTGGAAGGGAGGCGCGCGCTGTGCGGTGGCACTATCGTTCGACTGCGATCACGAAACTTCTGAACTGGTTCTTGGAGGAAATTCCATCGGCCGCCTATCGGCGGGCGAATATGGCTCGCGGGTTGGTGTGCCCCGTATCTTGAACACACTGAAACGGAATGGAATTTCCGCTACATTCTTCATCCCTGCTGTATCCGCTCTTTTGCATGAAGATGAAGCACGTCGCATCGTGGGAGATGGACATGAAATAGGCATCCACGGTTGGATCCACGAGTTCAACAGCATTCTTGCTCACGAGGTTGAGCGGGAGCTTCAGTGCAGGGCGGCTGATACACTGGAAAGAGTTTCTGGTCAGCGCCCCTTGGGAATGCGTACGCCATCGTGGGACTTTTCGCAACACACGCTGCAGATCGCACAGGAACTCGGTTTGATTTACGACTCTTCTCTCATGGCCGACGACGATCCGTACGAGTTGCTGGGAGACGGTGTGCCTACCGGTATCATTGAACTTCCGGTGGAATGGATCCGCGACGACGGCGTCTATTTCAATATGGATCTGCAATCTGCGCTGCGACCGCAGATGTCACCAATGGCAGTACTCGATGTCTTCAGGCGGGAATTTGACCAGGCTTGGGGAGAGGGGGGCCTCTTCCTGCTTACGATGCATCCTCATGTGATCGGCCACCGATCGCGCATGTTCATTCTTGAGGAGTTGATTGCCCATATAACGAGTCGCTCTGACGTTTGGGTCGCAACTCACGGTGATGTGGCTCGCTATTTGAAAGAGATGACCGCTACTCCGACACTCTAG